A genomic stretch from Primulina huaijiensis isolate GDHJ02 chromosome 14, ASM1229523v2, whole genome shotgun sequence includes:
- the LOC140957646 gene encoding E3 ubiquitin-protein ligase PUB23-like, whose protein sequence is MEKNMDFPQHFRCPISMELMKDPVTISTGVTYERKNIEKWFDTYKKKTCPATMQIIESFDVTPNHTLKRLIISWCDSRTDQNPSSVSSNSDKYEELVAILGAIETAPFKVSYLRKLRSVIEVGDDQVKEDFKRSGGVEVLVKIIVQILVENSDFASFRSCEEAFCVLRQVPFSEEDEIIPQLLTTPDCMKSMAIMLQRGSEEARFCVITTFQKLGRADYQWNYVVQDQGIDFFKSLLEILSDENCTKASPCALQVLVQVLEASKKSRLKAIEAGAVCTLIELLPDSNRSKCEKIMQLIKLMCECAEGRLSFTEHGMGIAAVSKKMLNVSNCATKIGVKILWLISSVHTKERVLEEMLVYGAVKKLVALLQIGGGQSTTREKVVKILKLHGRTWWRYPCLPGELKNYLGFLGINDS, encoded by the coding sequence ATGGagaaaaatatggattttccTCAACATTTTCGGTGTCCTATTTCCATGGAGCTCATGAAAGATCCTGTAACTATCTCCACCGGAGTGACGTACGAGCGAAAAAACATCGAAAAATGGTTCGATACTTATAAAAAGAAGACATGTCCTGCCACAATGCAAATCATTGAAAGTTTTGATGTCACCCCAAATCATACCCTCAAAAGATTGATCATTTCATGGTGCGATTCAAGAACTGATCAAAACCCTTCTTCTGTTTCGTCGAATTCCGATAAGTATGAAGAACTGGTGGCTATTCTTGGCGCGATTGAAACGGCACCATTTAAGGTGAGTTATTTAAGAAAACTGAGGTCTGTTATTGAAGTGGGAGATGATCAGGTAAAGGAAGATTTCAAGAGGTCCGGAGGAGTTGAGGTTCTTGTGAAGATAATTGTACAGATTTTAGTCGAAAATTCGGATTTCGCATCGTTTAGATCTTGCGAGGAGGCTTTTTGCGTTCTTCGTCAGGTTCCATTCTCAGAAGAAGATGAAATAATTCCGCAGCTTTTGACGACACCCGACTGCATGAAATCTATGGCCATCATGCTTCAGAGGGGCAGCGAGGAAGCAAGATTCTGCGTAATTACGACGTTTCAAAAGCTTGGAAGAGCTGATTATCAATGGAATTACGTAGTACAGGATCAGGGAATTGATTTTTTCAAGTCATTGTTGGAAATTTTGTCCGACGAGAACTGTACAAAAGCAAGTCCTTGTGCGCTTCAAGTGCTGGTCCAAGTTTTGGAAGCGTCGAAGAAATCCAGGTTAAAGGCCATTGAAGCTGGAGCAGTATGTACACTGATTGAGCTTCTCCCCGACTCAAACCGATCCAAATGTGAGAAAATCATGCAACTGATAAAGCTAATGTGTGAATGTGCGGAGGGGAGATTGTCATTTACAGAACACGGAATGGGGATCGCTGCTGTTTCCAAGAAAATGTTGAATGTATCGAATTGCGCGACTAAAATCGGAGTGAAGATTTTGTGGTTGATTTCGAGTGTCCACACCAAGGAAAGGGTTTTGGAGGAGATGCTAGTTTATGGGGCGGTGAAGAAACTGGTGGCGCTGTTGCAAATCGGCGGCGGGCAGTCGACCACCAGGGAGAAAGTGGTGAAAATCTTGAAGCTGCACGGCCGGACGTGGTGGCGGTATCCTTGCTTGCCGGGCGAGTTGAAGAATTACTTGGGTTTCTTGGGGATTAATGATTCATGA
- the LOC140957822 gene encoding ent-kaurenoic acid oxidase 1-like isoform X1, which yields MNCWFYERKLGGKRRELPPGDFGWPFIGNMLSFLRAFKTDNPESFMSNFVRRYGHTGLYKVHMFGNPSIVVTTAEACRKVLTDDECFKPGWPSATVNLVGRKSFVGLSHEEHRWLRKLTAAPINGPESLSTYIKYIEENVVNALEKWEGMGQIEFLTELRRLTFKVIMHIFLSSEGEDVREIMEREYTALNYGVRAMAINIPGFAYHKGLKARKKLVAILQSVVTKRREQRRANAWTSKRDMLDGLLDAKDEFSRRLTDEEIIDVLIMYLNAGHESSAHTTMWAAFFLQKNPDILYKAKAEQEEIVRNRPPDQKGLTLKEIRKMEYLDKVIDETLRLITFSLVVFREAVKDVHVCGYTIPKGWKVLVWFRSVHFDPETYAEPKKFDPSRWDGLTPKAGSFLPFGAGSRLCPGNELAKIEIAVFLHHFLLNYELEQDDHSSPLMYIPHTRPKDNCRGRIRRVISNTQT from the exons atGAATTGTTGGTTTTACGAAAGGAAATTAGGTGGGAAAAGACGAGAACTGCCGCCAGGTGATTTTGGTTGGCCATTCATTGGGAATATGTTGTCTTTTCTAAGAGCTTTCAAGACCGATAATCCTGAATCTTTCATGTCCAACTTTGTTCGaag ATATGGACACACTGGACTGTACAAGGTGCACATGTTTGGAAATCCTAGCATCGTAGTGACCACCGCCGAGGCATGTCGGAAAGTTTTAACAGACGACGAATGTTTCAAACCCGGCTGGCCTTCGGCCACGGTGAATCTCGTTGGGAGGAAGTCGTTCGTGGGTTTATCTCATGAGGAGCACAGGTGGCTGCGGAAGCTAACGGCAGCGCCCATAAACGGGCCCGAGTCGTTGTCCACATACATCAAATACATCGAAGAAAATGTGGTAAATGCGTTGGAAAAGTGGGAAGGAATGGGGCAGATAGAGTTTTTAACAGAGCTTAGAAGGCTGACATTCAAAGTAATCATGCACATTTTCTTGAGTTCGGAAGGGGAGGATGTTAGGGAGATTATGGAGAGGGAATACACGGCCTTAAATTATGGGGTTAGAGCCATGGCTATTAATATACCTGGATTTGCTTATCATAAGGGGCTCAAG GCGCGTAAAAAACTTGTGGCGATTCTTCAATCAGTAGTAACCAAGCGGAGGGAGCAGAGGAGGGCGAATGCATGGACATCCAAGAGAGACATGCTGGATGGTCTGTTGGATGCCAAAGATGAGTTCAGTAGACGATTGACAGACGAAGAAATCATCGATGTCCTGATTATGTATCTGAATGCTGGTCATGAATCCTCAGCGCACACAACAATGTGGGCTGCCTTTTTTCTTCAGAAAAATCCTGATATACTTTACAAAGCTAAG GCAGAGCAAGAGGAAATTGTGAGAAACAGGCCACCGGATCAAAAAGGTTTGACACTTAAAGAAATCAGAAAAATGGAGTATCTCGATAAG GTAATCGATGAAACGCTTCGTCTGATTACGTTCTCGTTGGTTGTCTTCAGAGAGGCAGTGAAAGATGTTCATGTTTGTG GTTACACTATTCCTAAGGGATGGAAAGTGCTGGTCTGGTTTAGAAGTGTTCATTTTGACCCCGAAACATACGCTGAACCAAAAAAGTTCGATCCATCGAGATGGGAT GGACTCACGCCAAAAGCTGGAAGTTTCCTTCCTTTCGGCGCTGGAAGCAGGCTGTGCCCCGGAAATGAACTTGCCAAGATTGAAATCGCTGTCTTTCTTCACCATTTTCTCCTCAACTACGA GCTTGAGCAAGATGATCATAGTAGTCCATTGATGTACATACCGCACACCAGGCCCAAGGACAACTGCAGAGGAAGAATTAGAAGAGTGATCTCCAACACTCAAACTTGA
- the LOC140957822 gene encoding ent-kaurenoic acid oxidase 1-like isoform X2, producing the protein MNCWFYERKLGGKRRELPPGDFGWPFIGNMLSFLRAFKTDNPESFMSNFVRRYGHTGLYKVHMFGNPSIVVTTAEACRKVLTDDECFKPGWPSATVNLVGRKSFVGLSHEEHRWLRKLTAAPINGPESLSTYIKYIEENVVNALEKWEGMGQIEFLTELRRLTFKVIMHIFLSSEGEDVREIMEREYTALNYGVRAMAINIPGFAYHKGLKARKKLVAILQSVVTKRREQRRANAWTSKRDMLDGLLDAKDEFSRRLTDEEIIDVLIMYLNAGHESSAHTTMWAAFFLQKNPDILYKAKVIDETLRLITFSLVVFREAVKDVHVCGYTIPKGWKVLVWFRSVHFDPETYAEPKKFDPSRWDGLTPKAGSFLPFGAGSRLCPGNELAKIEIAVFLHHFLLNYELEQDDHSSPLMYIPHTRPKDNCRGRIRRVISNTQT; encoded by the exons atGAATTGTTGGTTTTACGAAAGGAAATTAGGTGGGAAAAGACGAGAACTGCCGCCAGGTGATTTTGGTTGGCCATTCATTGGGAATATGTTGTCTTTTCTAAGAGCTTTCAAGACCGATAATCCTGAATCTTTCATGTCCAACTTTGTTCGaag ATATGGACACACTGGACTGTACAAGGTGCACATGTTTGGAAATCCTAGCATCGTAGTGACCACCGCCGAGGCATGTCGGAAAGTTTTAACAGACGACGAATGTTTCAAACCCGGCTGGCCTTCGGCCACGGTGAATCTCGTTGGGAGGAAGTCGTTCGTGGGTTTATCTCATGAGGAGCACAGGTGGCTGCGGAAGCTAACGGCAGCGCCCATAAACGGGCCCGAGTCGTTGTCCACATACATCAAATACATCGAAGAAAATGTGGTAAATGCGTTGGAAAAGTGGGAAGGAATGGGGCAGATAGAGTTTTTAACAGAGCTTAGAAGGCTGACATTCAAAGTAATCATGCACATTTTCTTGAGTTCGGAAGGGGAGGATGTTAGGGAGATTATGGAGAGGGAATACACGGCCTTAAATTATGGGGTTAGAGCCATGGCTATTAATATACCTGGATTTGCTTATCATAAGGGGCTCAAG GCGCGTAAAAAACTTGTGGCGATTCTTCAATCAGTAGTAACCAAGCGGAGGGAGCAGAGGAGGGCGAATGCATGGACATCCAAGAGAGACATGCTGGATGGTCTGTTGGATGCCAAAGATGAGTTCAGTAGACGATTGACAGACGAAGAAATCATCGATGTCCTGATTATGTATCTGAATGCTGGTCATGAATCCTCAGCGCACACAACAATGTGGGCTGCCTTTTTTCTTCAGAAAAATCCTGATATACTTTACAAAGCTAAG GTAATCGATGAAACGCTTCGTCTGATTACGTTCTCGTTGGTTGTCTTCAGAGAGGCAGTGAAAGATGTTCATGTTTGTG GTTACACTATTCCTAAGGGATGGAAAGTGCTGGTCTGGTTTAGAAGTGTTCATTTTGACCCCGAAACATACGCTGAACCAAAAAAGTTCGATCCATCGAGATGGGAT GGACTCACGCCAAAAGCTGGAAGTTTCCTTCCTTTCGGCGCTGGAAGCAGGCTGTGCCCCGGAAATGAACTTGCCAAGATTGAAATCGCTGTCTTTCTTCACCATTTTCTCCTCAACTACGA GCTTGAGCAAGATGATCATAGTAGTCCATTGATGTACATACCGCACACCAGGCCCAAGGACAACTGCAGAGGAAGAATTAGAAGAGTGATCTCCAACACTCAAACTTGA